The Xiphophorus maculatus strain JP 163 A chromosome 21, X_maculatus-5.0-male, whole genome shotgun sequence genome window below encodes:
- the sec22c gene encoding vesicle-trafficking protein SEC22c encodes MSLILFAFVVRVRDGLPLSASTDFEHNKELQERKQQLRTISKSLSRFPERGTVKGQKLNIYFVSSEGVSYMSVCHSSLPVAKAFCFLEDLRWEFTTCFNSTVISLAARPYPFLEFDTTIQKLKQQYNQSGGPALEVTLAEVQEDLRIRPPQLINLDEVELTNGTANGHLEQGVSSTGVNQRLEPVTAPGILSLVLNIMCASLNVIRGVHLAENTFQDDYEGIWNVAAFFFAFICCALQCHLYLFHSSLKKLKSFLLLGVIVLCNLYLLGLRNIWQLLFHISVASLSTSLTLTRRIHHRTDDCGV; translated from the exons ATGTCTCTGATCCTGTTTGCGTTCGTGGTGCGGGTCAGGGATGGACTCCCTCTGTCAGCTTCCACCGACTTTGAGCACAATAAAGAGCTCCAGGAGAGGAAGCAGCAGCTCAGGACCATCAGCAAGTCTCTGTCCCGTTTCCCCGAGAGGGGCACCGTTAAAGGCCAGAAGCTCAATATATA CTTCGTCTCCTCAGAGGGTGTATCCTACATGAGCGTGTGCCACAGCAGCCTCCCTGTTGCTAAAGCCTTCTGCTTCCTAGAAGACCTACGTTGGGAGTTCACCACATGCTTCAACAGCACCGTCATTTCCCTGGCAGCCAGGCCATATCCATTTTTGGAATTTG ACACCACTATtcaaaaactgaagcagcagtACAACCAGAGTGGTGGTCCTGCTCTGGAGGTGACTCTGGCAGAGGTCCAAGAGGACCTGAGAATCCGTCCACCTCAACTAATCAACCTGGATGAAGTGGAGCTGACCAACGGGACAGCAAATGGGCACCTAGAACAAGGTGTTTCATCCA CTGGTGTAAATCAGAGGCTTGAACCAGTGACCGCCCCAGGCATCCTTTCTCTTGTCCTAAATATCATGTGTGCATCTTTGAATGTGATCCGTGGGGTGCACCTCGCAGAGAACACATTCCAG GATGACTACGAAGGCATTTGGAACgttgctgcatttttctttgcatttatcTGCTGTGCTCTTCAG TGCCACCTCTACCTGTTCCATTCGTCCCTGAAGAAGCTGAAGTCCTTCCTTCTTTTAGGCGTGATTGTCCTATGCAACTTGTACCTGCTCGGCTTGAGGAACATATGGCAGCTCCTCTTCCACATCTCCGTCGCCTCCCTCTCCACCTCGCTCACCCTCACTCGCAGAATCCACCATAGGACCGATGACTGTGGAGTGTGA